In Deinococcus aerius, the following are encoded in one genomic region:
- a CDS encoding acyl-CoA thioesterase, with product MTRPTPEPRAAYPYHHPMPTRWADNDVYGHVNNVTYYAYFDTAVNASLASQGALDVQAGAVIGLVVETGCAFFAPAAFPDLLSVGVRVAHLGRSSVRYELAVFREGEERACAQGHFVHVYVDRGTRRPVPLPDALRTVLEVLRPAAGR from the coding sequence ATGACCCGCCCCACCCCGGAGCCGCGCGCCGCCTACCCCTACCACCACCCCATGCCGACCCGCTGGGCGGACAACGACGTGTACGGGCACGTCAACAACGTCACCTACTACGCCTATTTCGACACGGCGGTGAACGCCTCTCTCGCCTCTCAGGGTGCGCTGGACGTACAGGCGGGGGCAGTGATCGGCCTGGTGGTGGAGACGGGCTGCGCGTTCTTCGCCCCCGCCGCCTTTCCCGACCTGCTCAGCGTGGGTGTGCGGGTGGCTCACCTGGGCCGCAGCAGCGTGCGTTACGAACTCGCCGTCTTCCGGGAGGGGGAGGAGAGGGCCTGTGCCCAGGGCCACTTCGTTCACGTGTACGTGGACCGGGGGACGCGCCGACCAGTGCCGCTGCCGGATGCGTTGAGAACGGTGCTGGAGGTCCTGCGCCCCGCCGCCGGGAGGTAA
- a CDS encoding DoxX family protein: MSPPPTRAEQATREEGRASGPALSSRHLPAEPLANEELHRPTPGVLLLAALFIGAGVLHFVSPEPFDRIVPPGLPLAARTATLLSGAAELAGGLGLLHPATRPAARLGLLALLVAVFPANVYMAQQAERFEPLPAWGLWARLPLQPLLMWAVWRAGRRRVQTHGRAPPGP; this comes from the coding sequence GTGTCCCCGCCTCCAACCAGGGCTGAGCAGGCCACCCGCGAGGAGGGGCGGGCATCAGGTCCGGCCCTCTCGTCGCGCCACCTGCCAGCCGAACCCCTGGCGAACGAGGAGCTTCACCGGCCCACCCCCGGCGTGCTGCTGCTGGCCGCCCTGTTCATCGGGGCTGGCGTCCTGCATTTCGTGAGCCCAGAGCCGTTCGACCGAATTGTGCCGCCGGGTCTGCCCCTGGCGGCGCGAACGGCGACGCTGCTCAGCGGCGCGGCGGAACTTGCGGGGGGGCTGGGTCTGCTCCATCCCGCCACCCGACCCGCTGCCCGGCTGGGCCTGCTCGCGTTGCTGGTCGCCGTCTTTCCGGCCAACGTCTACATGGCGCAGCAGGCCGAACGCTTCGAGCCTCTGCCCGCGTGGGGCCTGTGGGCGCGGCTGCCGCTTCAGCCGCTGCTGATGTGGGCGGTGTGGCGGGCGGGACGGCGGCGCGTCCAGACCCACGGGAGGGCGCCACCCGGGCCGTGA
- a CDS encoding response regulator produces MTTILIVEDEARLAEILEGYLRREGFHTERAANGPRALELWRAARPALMLLDLMLPGLDGLEVARRVRAESDLPIIMLTARDEEVDRLVGLGIGADDYVVKPYSPREVVARVKAVLRRAGGGVGLPTVRHAGPLTVDMASYEAYLAGEPLDLTVAEVRLLALLAREPGVVRTRAELLAALGSLDRGTDERTVDAHVKNLRRKFSPHDALLDTVRGVGYRLKVP; encoded by the coding sequence ATGACCACCATCCTGATCGTCGAGGACGAGGCGCGGCTCGCGGAGATTCTGGAGGGGTACCTGCGCCGCGAGGGCTTTCACACCGAGCGGGCGGCGAACGGTCCCCGGGCGCTGGAGCTGTGGCGCGCCGCCCGTCCCGCCCTGATGCTGCTCGACCTGATGCTGCCCGGTCTGGACGGTCTGGAGGTCGCCCGCCGCGTCCGGGCCGAGTCCGACCTCCCCATCATCATGCTCACCGCCCGCGACGAGGAGGTGGACCGGCTGGTAGGCCTGGGCATCGGCGCCGACGACTACGTGGTCAAGCCCTACAGCCCCCGGGAGGTCGTGGCGCGCGTGAAGGCCGTGCTGCGCCGGGCGGGGGGTGGGGTTGGCCTGCCCACCGTTCGGCACGCGGGGCCGCTCACCGTGGACATGGCGAGCTACGAGGCGTACCTGGCGGGCGAGCCGCTGGACCTCACCGTGGCCGAGGTTCGCCTGCTCGCCCTGCTGGCCCGCGAGCCGGGGGTGGTGCGGACGCGGGCGGAACTGCTCGCCGCGCTGGGCAGCCTGGACCGCGGCACCGACGAGCGCACGGTGGACGCCCACGTCAAGAACCTGCGGCGCAAGTTCAGCCCGCACGACGCGCTGCTCGACACCGTGCGCGGGGTCGGCTACCGTCTGAAGGTCCCCTGA
- a CDS encoding metallophosphoesterase family protein, translating into MRVAVISDVHGNAFALEAVLREMREAAPDLTVNLGDQVEGSADPARAAALQLDLARAGALEVRGNNEEKLWPGGRRSPLSREYGAWLEAHVDAALLARLAALPLTTRALDGNLFACHGTPESAWDSLLWVWQPEGEGRGFYRARDPRELCALVEPLGAEVVLCGHTHRPGATRVGDTFVVNAGAVSDQVDGDPRARWTLLTRERGGWSVEFRAVPYDIEAAVQWSEAHTPFGLGEGELLRSGTFERRGS; encoded by the coding sequence GTGAGGGTGGCGGTGATCAGCGACGTGCACGGCAATGCCTTCGCGCTGGAGGCGGTGCTGCGCGAGATGCGTGAGGCCGCCCCCGACCTGACGGTGAATCTGGGCGATCAGGTCGAGGGTTCAGCCGACCCCGCGCGGGCGGCGGCGCTGCAACTCGATCTGGCGCGTGCGGGGGCACTGGAGGTGCGCGGCAACAACGAGGAGAAGCTGTGGCCAGGCGGTCGGCGCTCCCCCCTCAGCCGCGAGTACGGCGCGTGGCTGGAGGCGCACGTGGACGCGGCGCTGCTGGCGCGTCTCGCCGCCCTGCCCCTGACCACCCGCGCGCTGGACGGGAACCTCTTCGCCTGCCACGGCACCCCGGAGAGCGCCTGGGACAGCCTGCTGTGGGTCTGGCAGCCGGAAGGAGAGGGGAGGGGGTTTTACCGTGCCCGCGATCCCCGGGAACTCTGCGCGCTGGTCGAGCCGCTGGGAGCAGAGGTCGTGCTGTGCGGGCATACCCACCGTCCCGGCGCGACCCGGGTGGGCGACACGTTCGTCGTGAACGCGGGCGCCGTGAGCGATCAGGTGGACGGTGATCCCCGCGCCCGCTGGACCCTGCTGACTCGGGAACGGGGCGGCTGGTCGGTCGAGTTTCGCGCCGTGCCGTACGACATCGAGGCGGCGGTGCAGTGGTCGGAGGCCCACACCCCCTTCGGCCTCGGTGAGGGGGAGTTGTTGCGCTCCGGCACCTTCGAGCGCCGGGGGAGTTAG
- the dcd gene encoding dCTP deaminase yields MSILPDWRIRELAQAGMIDPFEDRLVRTAENGHVISYGLSSFGYDLRCADEWKVFTNAHGNTIVDPKAFDERAFIDIQAPEIIIPPNSFVLARSVEYLRIPENVMVVALGKSTYARVGIVANVTPLEPGWEGHVTLEFSNTTPLPAKMYAFEGCVQLLFFEGERPEVTYGDRGGKYQKQTGVTLPRL; encoded by the coding sequence ATGAGCATCCTCCCGGACTGGCGCATCCGTGAACTCGCCCAAGCGGGCATGATCGACCCCTTCGAGGACCGCCTCGTCCGCACCGCCGAGAACGGGCACGTCATCAGCTACGGCCTGAGTTCCTTCGGCTACGACCTGCGCTGCGCCGACGAGTGGAAGGTGTTCACGAACGCGCACGGCAACACCATCGTGGACCCCAAGGCCTTCGACGAGCGCGCGTTTATCGACATCCAGGCGCCCGAGATCATCATTCCGCCCAACTCCTTCGTGCTGGCCCGCAGCGTCGAGTACCTGCGGATTCCCGAGAACGTCATGGTGGTGGCGCTGGGAAAAAGCACGTATGCGCGCGTGGGCATCGTCGCCAACGTGACCCCGCTGGAGCCCGGCTGGGAGGGCCACGTGACCCTCGAATTCAGCAACACCACGCCCCTCCCAGCCAAGATGTACGCCTTCGAGGGCTGCGTGCAGCTCCTCTTTTTCGAGGGCGAGCGGCCTGAGGTGACCTATGGCGACCGCGGAGGGAAATACCAGAAGCAGACGGGCGTGACCCTCCCGCGCCTGTGA
- the wrbA gene encoding NAD(P)H:quinone oxidoreductase has translation MTNPAPVRMTIVYYSTYGTNHQMAEVAAEAAREAGAEVRVVKARETAPQEVVNSQDAWKAQQERTAHIPEATPADLENVDAIMISSPTRWGGATSQLRAYIDTLGGLWASGVLANKTFSAMTSAQNAHGGQETTLQTLYVMAMHWGAIIVTPGYTDPAVFAAGGNPYGVSVTANGEPLSEEIKAAIRHQARRQVEITRQLKG, from the coding sequence ATGACGAATCCTGCCCCAGTCCGCATGACCATCGTGTACTACTCGACCTACGGCACGAACCACCAGATGGCCGAGGTCGCTGCCGAAGCCGCGCGGGAAGCCGGGGCGGAGGTTCGCGTCGTCAAGGCGCGTGAGACGGCCCCGCAGGAGGTCGTCAACAGCCAGGACGCCTGGAAGGCCCAGCAGGAGCGCACGGCGCATATCCCGGAGGCGACCCCAGCCGACCTGGAGAACGTGGACGCCATCATGATCAGCTCCCCCACCCGCTGGGGCGGCGCGACGAGCCAGCTCCGGGCGTATATCGACACCCTGGGCGGCCTGTGGGCGTCGGGCGTCCTCGCCAACAAGACCTTCAGCGCCATGACCAGCGCGCAAAACGCCCACGGCGGGCAGGAGACGACCCTCCAGACGCTGTACGTCATGGCGATGCACTGGGGCGCGATCATCGTGACACCCGGCTATACCGACCCGGCGGTCTTCGCGGCGGGCGGAAACCCCTACGGCGTCAGCGTCACGGCCAACGGGGAGCCGCTGAGCGAGGAGATCAAGGCGGCCATCCGCCACCAGGCCCGCCGCCAGGTCGAGATCACCCGCCAGCTCAAGGGCTGA
- a CDS encoding SHOCT domain-containing protein, producing the protein MDVIINNATPGATLQMVPQQYVPAPGLGSSAPYGYGPGYRHDGGFPGFFLVLLIAGAVVFLRRRGAWRRWAGAGGPAGGHLGDEVRDTFRRGRSRFLNDHALDIARERYARGEINADEYETLRRTLSGEEGGAPRPPAGGDEGTLKL; encoded by the coding sequence ATGGATGTGATCATCAACAACGCGACCCCCGGGGCCACCCTTCAGATGGTGCCGCAGCAGTACGTGCCCGCGCCGGGCCTGGGGTCTTCGGCGCCGTACGGCTACGGTCCCGGCTACCGCCACGATGGGGGTTTCCCCGGGTTTTTCCTCGTCCTGCTGATCGCCGGGGCGGTGGTGTTCCTGCGTCGTCGCGGGGCCTGGCGGCGCTGGGCCGGGGCGGGAGGCCCGGCGGGGGGCCACCTGGGCGACGAGGTCCGCGACACCTTCCGGCGTGGGCGGTCGCGTTTCCTGAACGACCACGCGCTCGACATTGCCCGCGAGCGGTACGCGCGGGGCGAGATCAACGCCGACGAGTACGAGACCCTGCGGCGGACGCTGAGCGGTGAGGAGGGCGGAGCGCCGCGTCCTCCGGCCGGGGGCGACGAGGGGACGCTCAAGCTCTGA
- a CDS encoding DoxX family protein translates to MTAQANPPRVLIEPRVSRFLFADTRLAPLWTLLRIYVGWQWLEAGWHKVTDPAWVGGQAGTAVTGFLRGALAKTGGERPSVSGWYGWFIENVALPNATLFSYLVTFGELAVGTALILGLLTGIAAFFGGLMNANFLLAGTLSSNPLLFILATWLVLAWRVAGWWGLDRWVLPRLGVFSAPSPEAGTPGARPESHSLR, encoded by the coding sequence ATGACCGCCCAGGCCAACCCTCCCCGCGTCCTGATCGAACCCCGCGTCTCACGCTTCCTGTTTGCCGATACCCGGCTGGCCCCCCTGTGGACCCTGCTCCGCATCTACGTGGGCTGGCAGTGGCTCGAGGCCGGGTGGCACAAGGTCACCGACCCCGCCTGGGTCGGCGGGCAGGCCGGAACCGCCGTCACTGGCTTCCTGCGCGGCGCATTGGCGAAGACGGGGGGCGAGCGACCGTCGGTGTCCGGCTGGTACGGCTGGTTCATCGAGAACGTCGCGCTGCCTAACGCCACCCTCTTCTCCTACCTGGTGACGTTCGGTGAGCTCGCCGTCGGCACCGCCCTGATCCTGGGCCTGCTGACCGGCATCGCGGCCTTTTTCGGCGGCCTGATGAACGCCAATTTCCTGCTGGCGGGCACCCTCTCCAGCAACCCCCTGCTGTTCATCCTGGCGACCTGGCTGGTCCTCGCGTGGCGGGTGGCGGGCTGGTGGGGCCTGGACCGCTGGGTGCTGCCGCGCCTGGGGGTGTTCAGCGCCCCCAGCCCCGAGGCCGGAACGCCGGGCGCCCGCCCAGAGTCACATTCCCTCCGCTAA
- a CDS encoding helix-turn-helix transcriptional regulator — translation MTAPLARLLNEESFGYAGESAFGALSLKTMRGTAHYWTGQARHRVGGERALLLNEGTSYRVEVEPGTRSFCIFLNPGVLTLAPLAEDAGAHLRFLERTLTPPPPIWALLGTLRTRHEARTLDPLALDTLALRLLDLLVGEDREAWRAADGLPALSPARRAELARRLFRARDTLDALALGPVGLGDAARASGLSPAHLARGYARLFGETPLTTVTRRRMAEARRLLEEEGLGLPVAEVTWRVGYASVTTFTAAYARWHGQTPGWARRIGEVGDGRRH, via the coding sequence ATGACGGCGCCGCTCGCCCGCCTGCTGAACGAGGAATCGTTCGGGTACGCGGGCGAGTCGGCGTTCGGGGCACTGTCGCTGAAGACGATGCGCGGCACGGCCCATTACTGGACGGGCCAGGCCCGGCACCGCGTCGGCGGCGAGCGAGCGCTGCTCCTGAATGAAGGCACCTCCTACCGGGTGGAAGTCGAGCCCGGCACGCGGTCCTTCTGCATTTTCCTGAACCCGGGCGTCCTGACCCTCGCCCCGCTGGCCGAGGACGCGGGGGCTCACCTGCGCTTTCTGGAACGGACGCTGACCCCGCCGCCTCCCATTTGGGCGCTGCTGGGGACGCTGCGGACCCGGCACGAGGCCCGCACGCTGGACCCCCTCGCGCTCGACACCCTGGCCCTGCGGCTGCTCGACCTGCTGGTGGGCGAGGACCGGGAGGCGTGGCGGGCGGCGGACGGGCTTCCAGCCCTTTCCCCCGCGAGGCGGGCCGAACTCGCGCGGCGGCTCTTCCGGGCGCGGGATACGCTCGACGCCCTCGCCCTCGGCCCGGTGGGGCTGGGGGACGCGGCGCGGGCGAGCGGCCTGAGCCCGGCCCACCTGGCCCGCGGCTACGCCCGGCTCTTCGGGGAGACGCCCCTCACCACCGTCACCCGCCGCCGCATGGCCGAGGCGCGCCGGTTGCTGGAAGAGGAGGGCCTGGGCCTACCCGTGGCGGAAGTCACCTGGCGGGTCGGCTACGCGAGCGTGACGACCTTCACGGCGGCCTACGCCCGCTGGCACGGCCAAACCCCGGGCTGGGCGCGCAGGATCGGAGAAGTCGGGGACGGACGGCGCCACTAG
- a CDS encoding ankyrin repeat domain-containing protein, which translates to MTNDAPNDLFAAIHANNLEGVRLLISAQPGLLGAVSPTGLSPVLFATYYGRPEIMRFLIGAGAPLSVFGAAATGELTPLLAHLNAQPDLVNATSPDGFSPLGLAAFFGREEVAAELLARGADVNRPSTNAMQVQPLHSAAAGNHTALALRLLAAGADVNAAQHGGFTPLMSAAQNGNGALVEALLSAGADPAATTGDGRAAADLAREEGHAAVLAILSGTTHDAEGTRNAPPSPTRETGA; encoded by the coding sequence ATGACCAACGACGCCCCCAACGATCTTTTCGCCGCTATTCACGCGAACAACCTGGAGGGCGTGCGCCTCCTGATCTCGGCCCAGCCGGGATTGCTGGGGGCCGTCAGCCCCACGGGCCTCTCCCCGGTCCTGTTCGCCACGTACTACGGGCGCCCGGAGATCATGCGTTTCCTGATCGGGGCGGGAGCGCCGCTCAGCGTGTTCGGGGCCGCAGCCACGGGGGAACTCACGCCCCTGCTGGCTCACCTGAACGCGCAGCCCGACCTCGTGAACGCCACCAGCCCGGACGGGTTCAGCCCGCTGGGCCTGGCCGCCTTCTTCGGGCGGGAGGAGGTCGCCGCCGAACTCCTCGCCCGCGGGGCCGACGTGAACCGGCCCAGCACGAACGCCATGCAGGTCCAACCCCTCCACTCCGCCGCTGCGGGCAACCACACGGCCCTGGCCCTGCGGCTGCTGGCGGCGGGGGCGGACGTGAACGCGGCCCAGCACGGCGGCTTCACCCCGCTAATGAGCGCGGCGCAGAACGGGAACGGGGCGCTGGTGGAGGCGCTGCTCTCGGCGGGGGCGGACCCGGCGGCGACCACCGGGGACGGGCGGGCCGCGGCGGACCTCGCCCGGGAGGAGGGCCACGCGGCCGTGCTGGCGATTCTGAGCGGGACGACCCATGACGCTGAAGGAACCCGGAATGCGCCGCCCTCCCCCACGCGGGAGACTGGAGCATGA
- the aceF gene encoding dihydrolipoyllysine-residue acetyltransferase has protein sequence MATELKLPDVGDNIEQGTVVTVLVGPGDSVTEGQPIIEIETDKAVVEVPATQGGTVEAVSVNVGDTVPVGGTILTLAGGDGGAATASGGQAQTPSPGMPSAEPDSPTVADDPDTANRVAQAQVEAQKVQAGTSDGSGAAPARTGPSAGGAQVTLPDVGDNIEQGTVVTVLVGPGDTIQEGQPVIEIETDKAVVEVPANASGTVQDVAVKVGDTVKVGGVILTLGGGQQPAASAQPAPAPQPQPAQAPASRDNFPVDTLSTGRPTAPRETQLTPQEAQPATQAPGAQRPYNTQAYDNRLLIPAAPSVRRLARELHVDIHDVHGTGIAGRISEEDVRRTAGTPSVQAPAAQPAPAAAPAPTPAPAAAPLPNFERWGTVRREDMSGIRKATVRSMTQSWTTIPMVTHFDKADVTRMEETRRQFGARVEKAGGKLTMTHILMKVVANALRKYPKFGASLDLEAQQVVYKDYVNLGVAVDTPQGLLVPVLKDADRKSITEIVLELNELAGKARERKLKPDEMQGATFTISNLGGIGGYGFTPIVNAPEVAILGVSRGGFEPVWNKETGSFEPRNMLPLSLTYDHRLIDGADAARFLRYICEALEDPFLISL, from the coding sequence ATGGCGACGGAACTGAAACTGCCCGACGTGGGCGACAATATCGAGCAGGGCACGGTCGTGACGGTGCTCGTGGGGCCCGGCGACAGCGTGACCGAGGGCCAGCCCATCATCGAGATCGAGACGGACAAGGCCGTGGTCGAGGTGCCCGCTACCCAGGGCGGCACGGTCGAGGCCGTGAGCGTGAACGTGGGCGACACCGTGCCGGTGGGCGGCACCATTCTGACGTTGGCGGGGGGGGACGGCGGCGCGGCCACGGCCAGTGGGGGACAGGCCCAGACCCCCTCGCCCGGAATGCCCTCCGCCGAGCCCGACAGCCCAACTGTGGCCGACGATCCTGATACGGCCAACCGGGTCGCCCAGGCCCAGGTCGAGGCGCAGAAGGTGCAGGCGGGGACCTCGGATGGAAGCGGCGCGGCGCCTGCCCGGACGGGTCCCTCGGCGGGCGGCGCCCAGGTCACCCTCCCCGACGTGGGGGACAACATCGAGCAGGGGACGGTCGTGACGGTGCTGGTGGGGCCCGGCGACACGATTCAAGAGGGCCAGCCCGTCATCGAGATCGAGACGGACAAGGCGGTCGTCGAGGTCCCGGCGAACGCCTCCGGCACCGTGCAGGACGTGGCGGTGAAGGTCGGCGACACGGTGAAGGTCGGCGGCGTGATCCTGACGCTGGGGGGAGGCCAGCAGCCAGCGGCGAGCGCGCAGCCCGCCCCGGCTCCGCAACCCCAGCCCGCCCAGGCGCCCGCCTCGCGGGACAACTTCCCGGTGGATACCCTGTCCACCGGGCGGCCCACTGCCCCGCGCGAGACGCAACTGACCCCGCAGGAGGCGCAGCCCGCAACCCAGGCGCCGGGCGCCCAGCGGCCCTACAACACCCAGGCGTATGACAACCGCCTGCTGATCCCCGCCGCGCCCAGCGTGCGCCGCCTGGCCCGCGAGCTGCACGTGGACATCCACGACGTTCACGGGACCGGCATCGCCGGGCGCATCAGCGAGGAGGACGTGCGCCGGACGGCGGGGACGCCGAGCGTGCAGGCTCCGGCAGCTCAACCCGCCCCCGCTGCGGCCCCCGCCCCGACCCCGGCTCCCGCCGCCGCGCCCCTCCCCAACTTCGAGCGGTGGGGCACGGTGCGCCGTGAGGACATGAGCGGCATCCGCAAGGCGACCGTGCGCTCCATGACCCAGTCGTGGACGACCATCCCGATGGTCACGCATTTCGACAAGGCGGACGTGACCCGCATGGAGGAGACGCGCCGCCAGTTCGGCGCCCGGGTCGAGAAGGCGGGCGGCAAGCTCACCATGACCCACATCCTGATGAAGGTCGTGGCGAACGCCCTGCGGAAGTACCCCAAGTTCGGCGCCAGCCTCGACCTGGAGGCGCAGCAGGTGGTCTACAAGGACTACGTGAACCTCGGCGTGGCGGTCGATACGCCGCAGGGCCTCCTCGTCCCGGTTCTCAAGGACGCCGACCGCAAGAGCATCACCGAGATCGTGCTGGAGCTGAACGAGCTGGCGGGCAAGGCCCGCGAGCGCAAGCTCAAGCCCGACGAGATGCAGGGAGCGACCTTCACCATCTCCAACCTCGGCGGGATCGGCGGGTACGGCTTCACGCCCATCGTGAACGCGCCGGAGGTCGCCATCCTGGGCGTCTCGCGCGGCGGCTTCGAGCCCGTCTGGAACAAGGAGACCGGGAGCTTCGAGCCGCGCAACATGCTGCCCCTCAGCCTGACCTATGACCACCGCCTGATCGACGGGGCGGACGCCGCCCGCTTCCTGCGCTATATCTGCGAGGCGCTGGAGGACCCGTTCCTGATTAGCCTCTAG
- a CDS encoding acetyl-CoA C-acetyltransferase translates to METLVITAARRTPIGTFMGSLAEVSSADLGVTVAKAVLDGVNAEEVADVIVGNVLQAGQGMNVARQIAIKSGLPQHVPGQTVNRVCGSGLQAVVSAVQGLRAGDGKLYLAGGTESMSRAPYLLPRARQGYRLGHAQALDSILSDGLTDVFHDVHMGITAENIAEQWNLSREEQDAFAVESQRRAAAAIDSGAFVDEVVPVEVPGKKGPTLFERDEHVRPGTTPEALAKLKPAFKKEGTVTAGNASGLNDGAAMLAVSTEEYARANGLPILAEITSYAAIGVDPRIMGIGPAKAVPVALERAGMKVADVDLFELNEAFAAQSLAVVRDLGVDPAQVNVTGGAIALGHPIGASGARVLVTLVHALRRSGKETGVASLCIGGGMGIAMVIRAR, encoded by the coding sequence ATGGAAACTCTGGTCATCACGGCGGCGCGGCGCACGCCGATTGGAACCTTCATGGGCTCTCTCGCCGAGGTCAGTTCCGCCGATCTGGGGGTAACAGTGGCGAAAGCGGTCCTCGACGGGGTGAATGCTGAGGAGGTTGCGGACGTGATTGTCGGGAACGTCCTTCAGGCGGGGCAGGGCATGAACGTGGCGCGGCAAATCGCCATCAAATCCGGCCTGCCCCAACACGTCCCCGGGCAGACGGTGAACCGGGTGTGCGGCTCGGGCCTTCAGGCCGTCGTCAGCGCGGTGCAGGGCCTGCGGGCGGGGGACGGGAAGCTGTACCTGGCGGGGGGCACCGAGAGCATGAGCCGGGCACCCTACCTGCTCCCCCGCGCCCGGCAGGGCTACCGCCTGGGCCACGCGCAGGCGCTCGACTCCATCCTGTCGGATGGCCTGACGGACGTGTTCCACGACGTTCACATGGGGATCACCGCCGAGAACATCGCCGAGCAGTGGAACCTGTCGCGGGAGGAGCAGGACGCCTTCGCGGTGGAGAGCCAGCGCCGGGCGGCGGCGGCCATCGACTCCGGCGCCTTCGTGGACGAGGTCGTGCCCGTGGAGGTGCCGGGCAAGAAGGGACCGACCCTCTTCGAGCGGGACGAGCACGTGCGGCCCGGGACGACCCCGGAAGCCCTGGCGAAACTCAAGCCCGCCTTCAAGAAGGAGGGCACCGTGACCGCCGGGAACGCGAGCGGCCTGAACGACGGCGCGGCGATGCTGGCCGTCAGCACCGAGGAATACGCCAGGGCGAACGGCCTCCCCATCCTGGCCGAGATCACGAGTTACGCGGCCATCGGGGTGGACCCGCGCATCATGGGGATCGGCCCGGCAAAGGCCGTTCCGGTCGCGCTGGAGCGGGCCGGGATGAAGGTAGCGGACGTGGACCTCTTCGAGCTGAACGAGGCCTTTGCTGCCCAGAGCCTCGCCGTGGTGCGGGACCTGGGGGTGGACCCCGCGCAGGTCAACGTGACGGGCGGGGCGATTGCGCTGGGTCACCCCATCGGCGCGAGCGGCGCCCGCGTCCTCGTCACGCTGGTCCACGCCCTGCGGAGAAGCGGCAAGGAGACGGGGGTTGCCAGCCTGTGCATCGGGGGCGGCATGGGCATCGCCATGGTCATTCGCGCCCGGTAG
- a CDS encoding GNAT family N-acetyltransferase, producing the protein MIRPRTGADLPALERAMRQVHETDGYPTTWPDDPRAFLAPPGTVGEWVAELQNEAMGQVVLRPVFDPVPGWVRATGLPAPEVLILSRLFVAPAGRGQGLGRELFRTAWAGAEALGKRAILDVHHRNLSAVRLYEGEGWRRVATVDGDWLEPDGSVPRVHVYVSP; encoded by the coding sequence GTGATCCGCCCGCGCACCGGGGCGGACCTCCCCGCGCTGGAACGGGCGATGCGGCAGGTTCACGAGACGGACGGCTACCCCACGACCTGGCCTGACGACCCCCGGGCGTTCCTGGCCCCGCCCGGGACCGTGGGCGAGTGGGTGGCCGAGCTTCAGAATGAGGCCATGGGGCAGGTCGTCCTGCGCCCGGTCTTCGACCCCGTGCCCGGCTGGGTGAGGGCCACGGGTCTTCCGGCCCCGGAGGTCCTGATCCTCTCGCGGCTGTTTGTCGCCCCGGCAGGACGCGGCCAGGGTTTAGGACGTGAGCTGTTCCGCACCGCCTGGGCGGGCGCAGAGGCCCTGGGCAAACGCGCCATCCTCGACGTTCACCACCGGAACCTGTCCGCCGTCCGCCTGTATGAGGGTGAGGGCTGGCGGCGCGTCGCCACGGTGGACGGCGATTGGCTCGAACCGGACGGGAGCGTTCCCCGCGTCCACGTCTACGTTTCCCCCTGA